A genomic region of Metopolophium dirhodum isolate CAU chromosome 1, ASM1992520v1, whole genome shotgun sequence contains the following coding sequences:
- the LOC132951905 gene encoding zinc finger protein Xfin-like, with translation MDVSRQPAQPQTSAMTRNDNCQEEVGSQEEDTSQEEDNSQEEDTSQEEDSSQEEDSRQDDDINDGHDNILQYRCDKCDLTFQYKSWFLRHKQIHDPESIPCEYCPKIFKRKDALKEDLFYHIGRRNYKCGECGRVLDSTLRVNNKSNRFKENDFQPYHINICWWKVCSDSDVFKPSDATLIDIDNVFETYDNPKNRMSKPKLQTRSTGKYSISTRTIQRRSPQRSEEHSKRRPEIESNESQPSKYYADQPS, from the exons ATGGATGTAAGCCGCCAACCTGCACAACCACAGACATCTGCAATGACCAGAAATGATAATTGCCAGGAGGAAGTTGGTAGCCAGGAGGAGGATACTAGCCAGGAGGAGGATAATAGCCAGGAGGAGGATACTAGTCAGGAGGAAGATAGTAGCCAAGAGGAAGATAGCAGGCAGGACGACGATATTAATGATGGCcatgacaatattttacaatacagaTGTGACAAATGCGATTTAACATTCCAATACAAAAGTTGGTTCCTTAGGCATAAACAAATACATGACCCAGAATCTATACCATGTGAATATTGtccaaaaatattcaaaagaaaAGACGCTTTAAAAGAAGACCTCTTTTATCATATTGGACGGAGAAATTATAAATGCGGTGAATGTGGTAGA GTACTAGATTCTACGTTGAGAGTAAATAACAAATCAAATAGATTCAAAGAAAATGATTTCCAACCCTACCACATAAATATATGCTGGTGGAAGGTGTGCTCGGACTCTGATGTTTTCAAGCCTTCAGATGCCACTTTAATCGACATTGATAACGTATTTGAAACCTATGACAACCCCAAAAACCGAATGTCCAAACCTAAACTGCAAACACGTTCTACCGGTAAATATAGCATTTCGACAAGGACGATTCAACGGCGTTCACCTCAGAGGTCAGAGGAACATTCTAAACGTAGGCCCGAAATCGAGAGTAATGAATCTCAGccgtcaaaatattatgcagATCAGCCATCTTGA
- the LOC132951910 gene encoding uncharacterized protein LOC132951910: protein MSEFCLTNGLLVCSTKDWPYHVKSLMLDRLSRLVDLVVELQTAHFHNRLLASVFDCELMLRFFAFALGGRRKSRRDDDGFVRYDPSRAGDFKRLLPCQIFGHVPVGSFVRVILAEIFSSVTVDLLCCTAEDAAEWWLTTAARLVNVECGMSAPASSATAFTIKRLVIEYGRRSDAELVKRRTTVEGSVDSFKKVTIQGL from the exons ATGTCCGAGTTTTGCCTTACAAATGGGTTGCTCGTGTGTTCTACCAAGGATTGGCCTTACCATGTCAAATCCTTGATGTTGGACAGACTGAGTCGGCTCGTGGACTTGGTGGTGGAGTTGCAGACGGCCCACTTCCACAATCGT TTGCTGGCGAGCGTCTTTGACTGCGAGTTAATGCTCCGGTTCTTTGCGTTTG CTCTCGGTGGCAGGAGGAAGAGTCGGCGGGACGACGATGGTTTCGTCCGGTATGATCCCTCACGGGCCGGAGATTTCAAACGACTATTGCCGTGTCAGATTTTCGGTCATGTACCAGTTGGTTCATTCGTTAGGGTTATACTGGCCGAAATTTTTTCGTCGGTCACCGTCGACTTGTTGTGTTGTACAGCCGAAGAC GCAGCAGAATGGTGGCTGACTACCGCTGCCAGACTGGTGAACGTCGAATGCGGGATGAGTGCACCTGCATCATCCGCTACGGCGTTCACCATAAAGCGGCTGGTAATCGAGTACGGTCGACGTAGTGACGCTGAGTTAGTAAAACGTCGAACAACAGTTGAGGGTTCTGTTGATAGCTTTAAAAAGGTCACAATCCAGGGTTTATAA
- the LOC132937368 gene encoding uncharacterized protein LOC132937368 encodes MYDDFCSQHKNYCSQELYRQVIKDLNISLKNPTIDKCEDCSTYQNIIENSTDENEIRDNTTLLENHKAKAFAATSKYKEDSKLSIESTCIYSMDLQKVILIPNMPDTKSSFFTSRLVVFNETFAQLKPNALSHCVLWHEAIAGCKAENVTDSILALISNQRDVQDFIFWADNCTGQNKNWTLYTALVCNLNSTNSLFQNTKSVTMKYLTKGHTHMTADGVHGNIEKKI; translated from the coding sequence ATGTATGATGATTTTTGCTCCCAACATAAAAACTATTGCTCTCAAGAGCTTTATAGACAAGTCATAAAGgatttaaatatatctttaaaaaatcCCACAATTGATAAATGTGAAGATTGCTCTacctatcaaaatataattgaaaattctaCTGATGAGAATGAAATTAGAGATAATACTACACTTTTGGAAAACCATAAAGCCAAGGCTTTTGCAGCAACTTCGAAATATAAGGAAGATTCTAAACTGAGTATCGAGTCAACTTGTATCTACTCAATGGACTtacaaaaagttatattaattcCTAATATGCCAGATACTAAATCTTCTTTTTTCACCAGTAGACTAGTGgtatttaatgaaacatttgCTCAATTAAAACCAAATGCCTTAAGCCACTGTGTACTTTGGCATGAAGCCATTGCTGGGTGTAAAGCTGAAAATGTAACTGACTCAATATTGGCTTTAATTAGTAACCAAAGAGATGTACAAGATTTTATTTTCTGGGCTGATAATTGCACTGGCCAGAACAAAAATTGGACCTTATACACTGCATTGGTATGTAACTTAAATTCAAcaaattcattatttcaaaatacaaaatcagtaaCAATGAAATACCTAACTAAGGGTCATACCCATATGACTGCTGATGGGGTGCAtggaaacattgaaaaaaaaatttaa